Below is a window of Paremcibacter congregatus DNA.
TCATGACAAAAGTTGTCGGTTTTGGGGGTGTTTTTTTCAAGGCACAAGACCCGGAGGCCTTGCGGGCGTGGTATACAACGCATCTCGGGCTGGAATTTGATGCATGGGGTTCGGTCAGCTTCCGCTTTCCGGAAGCTTCGCCAGCCGGCCGGGATGTTTATGCAGTATGGAGCCCGTTCAAGGCGGATACCGAGTATTTTAGCCCCAGTAAAGGATCATTCATGTTTAATTTCCGGGTCGATGATCTGGATGGCATGTTGGATAAACTGATAGCCGAAGGGGTGGAAGTCTTGCCGGATCGGGTGGACGAGGACGGCTGCGGTCGGTTCGGCTGGGCGGTTGATCTGGAAGGAAATAAAATCGAATTCTGGCAACCACCGCTCCTGGAACGGTAATAGCTACTCGGCGGGGCTTTGCTTCAGGGTGCCTTCCGGCGTGTCCGGCGCGAGCTGCCGTACTGTTTTCATAACCCAGTAATAGGCAATGATACCCGCCAGAATATTGGAAATACTGGAAGCCGCAATCAGGTAATTCAGTTCCCCGAAGACGAGTGACGCCAGCAGGACGAGTGGGAACTGGAAAATTGCCACGCGCAGGGTCGACACCACCACGCCGGGCAGGGGTTTGCCGATGCCGTTAAAGGTGGCGTTGGCGGTCATGACGAAGCCGTAGGCGCCGTAGGAAACCGGTACAATATACAGATAATGATTGGCGACTTGCTGGATGGCGACATCATCGCCGAACTGCATGGTGATATAAGGGCCGATCACCGCGATGAATGCCGCCAGAACAGCGCCGAAAATCAGGGTGAACATTGCGCATTGTTTCAGGGCCTGTTCGATGCGGTCATGGCGTTGCGCCCCAAGGTTTTGTCCGACAAAGGGGCCAATGACAGCGGAAAGGGCATAAAAGGCGATGATCGTGACAGATTCAATGCGGCTGGCGAGATTGACCCCTGCCACCGCATCATTGCCGTAGCGTGCGACAATGGCAATCAGAACGCTGCCCGCCATGGGAATAATCATGTTGGTGCCCATAGCCGGCAGTCCGACATGGATAATCTTGCGATATGAGTCCCCGAAATGACTGATCACCTCTTTCGTGATTTTTAGAACATGAAAACGATAGGTAAGGTAATAAATCACTGCCGCCAGGGTCCCGGCGCGGGTAATCAGGGTTGCCAGAGCCGCCCCGGCCATTTCCATTCGCGGGAAACCAAACAGGCCAAAAATCATGATCGGATCGAGAATAACATTGGCCATGGAGGCGATGATCATCAGTTTGCCCTGGAGCGAGGTGTCACCCAACGCCCGCATCACGCCCATGGCGACCATGGGTACGATCATAAAGATGGGTGACCAATACCAGACCTCCATATATTCCCGGATCAGAGGCAGGGTCACCTCGTCGGCGCCCAACAGGGTAAAAAGCGGATCAATGGTCAGCAGGCCAACCACAGTAAAGATCAGAGAGATTATGACGGAAAGTATAAAGCTGTTGGTGGCGAGCCGGACCATTTCGGTATGATCATCCTTGCCCGATGCCCGGGCAAGCACGGAAGACGTCCCGGCGCTGAGGCCGATAGAGGCAGAGATGATGATCATGATGATCGGCCCGACAAAGCCGAGGGCAGCCAGTTCTGCGGATCCCAATTCGCCTATAAAATACGTATCGGCAAGAATAAATCCCATGGAAGCGGAGATGCCGATTATCATCGGAGAGGCCATGCGGATCAGGTGTTTATGTATTGGCCCCTGGGTCAGATCAACGCGAGTATTTCTGTGTTGCGTGCTTTTGGTGTCTGACAATGGGGTCCCTAATCCTTAATTTCCGCATTTGTATAGGCTGAATAGATGGGGCGTTTCCTCCAAACTGTCAATAGAAGACTGACACTTTTTCGTGAGCGTCGTCAGGAAGCTTCTGGTCATGGCAAGGGGAGGGCGATGCGGTGACAGTAAACTGTCCCCGGATCAGATGGCATAGGATGGTTTTGTGAATTTCCGGTAGAACATCTGGTCGGTAGCAGGAACCGCACATGGCGTGCAGTTGTCCAGCCGGTGAAGACTGAAGGTCATATTTCCCTGTGACCCGGTCAGATGGGTGAATTCCAAGGCGTGGTAACGGGCTTGCATGATATATTTTTCATCACAAAAATCATTCAACATGCAACAGGCAAGGGACATATTACCGGCCTGGAAATTAGAGAAGATATTCAGGAGGGTCAGTTCATCCGGACTCAGGCCGCCTTTGAGAGGACAACTGATATCAATGGTGCGCTTGGCGCCGAAACTTAAGGCATACATGAAATGGGCAAGGAGAGTGCTTGCCTCGGGCACCTTGTAATGGCTATAGGCCCGGCTGATGTCATCCTGTACAGGCGCCTTGCGAATATAACCCAACACCCAGGTGCGCAACGACCAGAGTAACAACTGTTCCGTGGATGTCAGATCCGAGGTGACCAGGGTGACTTTTTTTGGCGTCAGATAAACCAGTTTCATAGGTGGCTCCCAATGAGGATTTAATATAATAATGATTATTAATAGCAATTATTCGATATGTCAAGAAAATATGATCTGCACGGTATTGTCTTTTGGACGTGAGACTTGCTATGGTGAGTTCCTGGCAGCAAAGCCGCAACAATAAGCCCCGATTCAGGAATAAAGACATATGTTGGTTGTTACGTCCCCCGCTAAAAAACTCGATTTTTCAGAAGATGTCACCCGGTCCAGCTGGACAGTGCCGGATTTTCTTGACGACAGCAGCATCCTGATCGAGGCGGCGAAGAAGCTTACCCGGGATGATCTGATGAAACTGATGAAAATCAGCGAAAATCTGGCGGAGCTGAATTATAATCGCTATCGGTCATTTTCTCTTCCTTTTACGCCGACCAATGCCAAACAGGCGGTGTTCGCATTCACCGGCGATACCTATGTCGGGTTGGATGCGGACAGCCTTGATGAGGATGACCTTGCTTACGCGCAGGATCATTACCGGATCCTGTCAGGGTTATATGGTTTGTTGCGGCCTCTGGATCTGATGCAGCCATACCGCCTGGAAATGGGAAAAAAGGTGGCGACTGAGAAAAGCAAAAATCTTTATGAATTCTGGGGAGACAAGCTGACCGAAGCCCTGAATGAACAGATGAAGGCGCAAAATACAGATATTTTGGTGAATTGCGCCTCTAATGAATATTTTAAAGCAGTTCATGTCAAAAAACTTGAAGGGCGGGTTATTACACCGGTATTCAAGGAAGTCAAAGAAGGGCACGCGCGGATGATCGGCATGTTTGCAAAGAAAGCCCGGGGTATGATGGCGCGTTATATCATTCAGAACCGTGTTGAACAGGCTGAGGAACTTAAAAGATTTAATCTGGGGGGGTATAAATTCCAACCCAGCCTCTCAGATGAAACGACACTTGAATTTCATCGGGTTACGGGGTAGGCGGGGTGACAGACCCTTTATGGTTTTATTTGCTGGCAGTGCCGGTGGTGCTGTTGGTGGGGATATCCAAAGGCGGGTTTGCCGGTGGTCTGGGCACTTTGGCGGTGCCATTATTGACCCTTATGGTTGACCCGCGAATGGCGGCGGCGATTATGTTGCCGATCCTCTGCGCCATGGATATTTTCAGCGTCTGGGAATACCGCCGGGCCTGGGACAGGGAAACCCTGAAAATCCTGATTCCGGGGGCCGTTTTGGGCATTGTGATCGGGGGGCTGACATTTCACGTGATGAATGGCGATATGATCCGGATCATCGTCGGGGCGATGTCAGTCTATTTTGTTGCCAATTATTGGTTTGTTCAGAGACGTAGGGGGGTGGTGGCGCCACAGCCTCAGAATGCTCTGCGCGGCGGTATCCTTGGGGGAATGAGCGGTTTTGCAAGCTTCATCGCGCACGCAGGCGGACCACCATTGTCGCAATATCTTTTTCCGTTGCAGCTCGACAAGACCCGTTTGGTGGGAACCTCGGTGATGTTTTTCATCATCGTCAATTATGTCAAGCTGATCCCTTATGCCTGGCTTGGACAACTGTCTTTTGAAAATCTGAAAATATCGCTTTATCTGCTGCCTTTTGCGCCTTTGGGGGTGTGGCTTGGCATCTGGTTGCATAACCGGGTGTCCAATCGGTTCTTTTATATCGTGGCCTATCTGTTGCTTTTCCTGGTAGGGGTAAAACTGTTGGCGGAGGGATTATACGCGTTAGTTTAGACGGTTTGACTGTCAAAACCACCTCTGTACACTGAAAGGATATTTAATTCAGGAGGGGTGAAATGCGACTGTTTATGATTATACTTCTGGTCATTCTGATCATATTAAGTCTCGCGGCGGGGGCGGCGAAAATTACCCAGATGGCGGATGACGTCCGCTATCTGCATGCAGTTGGCCTGACAAAGCCGTTGATCATTCTATTTGGCGTATTGCAGCTTGCGGGCGGCATTATGCTGATCTTTCCACAGACCCGCCGCACAGGCGCTTTGGTTGTGCTGGTTACCTTCCTGATATCCAGCGTTGTTATTTTCCTGAGCGGGGCCTATATCTTCGGGGTGTTTTCCCTGATGCCGGTGATTCTGGCGGCAGTCTTTATTGATTATGGATACTGGCGCAGATTGACTTAAAACGGAATCCAGTCGCGTTTTTTCGACAGATGCAGGTAGCCGAGATTAACACCGGCGCGCAGGCCGACACCGACACGCATCGGCGCAATGATGATATCGCCGCGTTGCTGGTAATTCATGCCAACGCCGCCGACGAAATAGAAACTGCCTTCTACGGCGGGATAGCGCTGATAGAGTTCTTCCACGTCATGGAGATTGTAGACCAGAGCGAAGACCCGAGACCCGTTGGCGCCGGCATCAAAACCAATGCTCGGTCCTTTCCAGTATACGCGGCTGTCGCCTTCAATTTTATGGGACAGGGTGCCATCACCATAACGGACACCAACCACCAGCGCGGCGCTTACTTCTGTTCCGATGATATAGCCATTGGGCTGGCCGTGATCCTTGAAAGCTTTTTCCACCACCTTGGCGATGGCTTCGGATCCGCCGCCGAGAAAATCTGATGCGGCGTTGACGATGCTTTTCTCATCGTAACTGTTGGCGTAATTGGTTTCATCCATATTCTGCCGGTGTTGCCGGCTTTCGGATGGGGCAACTGTATTGTTGCTGCTGC
It encodes the following:
- a CDS encoding VOC family protein translates to MTKVVGFGGVFFKAQDPEALRAWYTTHLGLEFDAWGSVSFRFPEASPAGRDVYAVWSPFKADTEYFSPSKGSFMFNFRVDDLDGMLDKLIAEGVEVLPDRVDEDGCGRFGWAVDLEGNKIEFWQPPLLER
- a CDS encoding MATE family efflux transporter, which gives rise to MSDTKSTQHRNTRVDLTQGPIHKHLIRMASPMIIGISASMGFILADTYFIGELGSAELAALGFVGPIIMIIISASIGLSAGTSSVLARASGKDDHTEMVRLATNSFILSVIISLIFTVVGLLTIDPLFTLLGADEVTLPLIREYMEVWYWSPIFMIVPMVAMGVMRALGDTSLQGKLMIIASMANVILDPIMIFGLFGFPRMEMAGAALATLITRAGTLAAVIYYLTYRFHVLKITKEVISHFGDSYRKIIHVGLPAMGTNMIIPMAGSVLIAIVARYGNDAVAGVNLASRIESVTIIAFYALSAVIGPFVGQNLGAQRHDRIEQALKQCAMFTLIFGAVLAAFIAVIGPYITMQFGDDVAIQQVANHYLYIVPVSYGAYGFVMTANATFNGIGKPLPGVVVSTLRVAIFQFPLVLLASLVFGELNYLIAASSISNILAGIIAYYWVMKTVRQLAPDTPEGTLKQSPAE
- the yaaA gene encoding peroxide stress protein YaaA: MLVVTSPAKKLDFSEDVTRSSWTVPDFLDDSSILIEAAKKLTRDDLMKLMKISENLAELNYNRYRSFSLPFTPTNAKQAVFAFTGDTYVGLDADSLDEDDLAYAQDHYRILSGLYGLLRPLDLMQPYRLEMGKKVATEKSKNLYEFWGDKLTEALNEQMKAQNTDILVNCASNEYFKAVHVKKLEGRVITPVFKEVKEGHARMIGMFAKKARGMMARYIIQNRVEQAEELKRFNLGGYKFQPSLSDETTLEFHRVTG
- a CDS encoding sulfite exporter TauE/SafE family protein; translated protein: MTDPLWFYLLAVPVVLLVGISKGGFAGGLGTLAVPLLTLMVDPRMAAAIMLPILCAMDIFSVWEYRRAWDRETLKILIPGAVLGIVIGGLTFHVMNGDMIRIIVGAMSVYFVANYWFVQRRRGVVAPQPQNALRGGILGGMSGFASFIAHAGGPPLSQYLFPLQLDKTRLVGTSVMFFIIVNYVKLIPYAWLGQLSFENLKISLYLLPFAPLGVWLGIWLHNRVSNRFFYIVAYLLLFLVGVKLLAEGLYALV
- a CDS encoding DoxX family membrane protein, with amino-acid sequence MRLFMIILLVILIILSLAAGAAKITQMADDVRYLHAVGLTKPLIILFGVLQLAGGIMLIFPQTRRTGALVVLVTFLISSVVIFLSGAYIFGVFSLMPVILAAVFIDYGYWRRLT
- a CDS encoding DUF1134 domain-containing protein, translated to MTSVLRKFTSLSAIILALIITGCSSNNTVAPSESRQHRQNMDETNYANSYDEKSIVNAASDFLGGGSEAIAKVVEKAFKDHGQPNGYIIGTEVSAALVVGVRYGDGTLSHKIEGDSRVYWKGPSIGFDAGANGSRVFALVYNLHDVEELYQRYPAVEGSFYFVGGVGMNYQQRGDIIIAPMRVGVGLRAGVNLGYLHLSKKRDWIPF